Part of the Bacteroidota bacterium genome is shown below.
GAAAAAACTTAAAATAGAGATTGAAGCCCGCAACATGACTGAGGTAAAGCAAATACTTACAGCTGGGAAAGTACAGCGTATCATGCTTGATAATTTTCCAATTTCCGACCTGAAAAGAGCCGTTAAATTAATAAACAGAAAATACGAAACAGAAGCATCAGGAGGTATTACCGAAAAAAATATCCGCAACTATGCACTTTGCGGAGTTGATTATATTTCAATCGGTGCTTTGACTCATAGTGTAAAAAGTCTTGATCTGAGTCTTAAATCTTATGCGTAACAATTAAAAAATTACACGGAGTTTCACAGAGAAGACACAGAGCCACACAGAGAAAAAAAATGGAACTAAATCAAATCACAGAAAAAATTATCGGATGTGCTATTGAGGTTCATAAATATCTTGGTCCCGGTCTATTGGAATCGGCTTATGAAGAATGTCTTGCCTTTGAATTAACAAATGCAGGTTTGACAATTGAAAGACAGAAAGCTGTACCCGTTGTTTTTAAGGAAATAAAATTAGATTGTGGGTACAGAATTGACATTTTAGTTGAAAACATTGTAGTTATTGAATTGAAAACGGTGGATGCTTTCAATCCAGTGCATGAGGCGCAGATACTTACCTATATGAAATTTTCCAAAAAAAGCATTGGCCTTCTTATTAATTTTAATGTCACATTACTAAAAAATGGGCTCAAAAGGTATAAACTTTAACCTCAGTGAACCTCTGTGTCTTCTCTGTGGCACT
Proteins encoded:
- a CDS encoding GxxExxY protein, whose translation is MELNQITEKIIGCAIEVHKYLGPGLLESAYEECLAFELTNAGLTIERQKAVPVVFKEIKLDCGYRIDILVENIVVIELKTVDAFNPVHEAQILTYMKFSKKSIGLLINFNVTLLKNGLKRYKL